GGTGGCGGACTTCGCGGCTTCGGCGGCGGGGGTAAGGGCGTCTATCATCGTTTTATCCCCCACCTCGGCCTTGCCGCGCTGCTTTACGCCGCCGAGCGCGGCTTCCAGGGCTTCGGCGACGTCCTCACCGGAGGGTGATTCCTTGTCCTTCAGGGCGGCCGAGGCCCGGAGAAAAGCGGTGCCGTAGAGCGGGCCGGAGGCCCCGCCGACCTTGCCGATCAGGGCCATGGAAACGGCCTTCAGCACATCGGCGGGGGTATCGAAGGAGCCGGACTCGAGGCTTGCGAGGGCGGCCTGCATCCCCCGGTTCATGTTCGTGCCGTGGTCGCCGTCACCGATGGCGGAGTCCAGTTGCGTCAGCATCTTCCGGTTCTCCTCCATGGAGAGGGCCATCGCACGAATGATCTCGACCGTGCTCTCGGCTGCGCTCAAGTTATCTCACTCACCCTTCGTTGTCCGGT
This sequence is a window from Rubrobacter indicoceani. Protein-coding genes within it:
- the dhaL gene encoding dihydroxyacetone kinase subunit DhaL, with the translated sequence MSAAESTVEIIRAMALSMEENRKMLTQLDSAIGDGDHGTNMNRGMQAALASLESGSFDTPADVLKAVSMALIGKVGGASGPLYGTAFLRASAALKDKESPSGEDVAEALEAALGGVKQRGKAEVGDKTMIDALTPAAEAAKSATDSPATAFRAAARAAESGAESTIELTARKGRASYLGPRSAGHRDPGATSTALLLAAAASALEDK